A genomic segment from Dethiobacter alkaliphilus AHT 1 encodes:
- a CDS encoding VanZ family protein → MKKKAWFFVLAILATLYYLSSIPGLRVLPVLSQINAILRTFDMGITRLATAIAARLPSELGHAQTLSSDFYAYAQRNPVIIEFMLRKAAHVFVFFVITIAFFLLLRHYLHKPWQAILASFAAGTLMAFLDEYHQSLVDGRHGTLVDVGIDMIGVLAATFLLIFSFWLTSQYRSSTNKTISS, encoded by the coding sequence ATGAAAAAGAAAGCCTGGTTTTTTGTCTTAGCAATACTTGCCACCCTTTATTACCTGTCATCAATTCCGGGGCTGCGTGTACTCCCGGTTCTCAGTCAAATAAACGCCATCCTCAGGACCTTTGACATGGGTATTACCCGTCTGGCCACCGCCATCGCCGCCCGCCTGCCCTCCGAGCTTGGCCACGCCCAAACCTTAAGCAGCGATTTCTATGCCTATGCCCAAAGAAACCCGGTAATTATCGAATTCATGCTCCGTAAAGCAGCCCATGTCTTTGTCTTTTTTGTCATCACCATAGCCTTTTTTCTCCTACTCCGCCACTACCTGCACAAGCCCTGGCAGGCCATTCTGGCCTCATTTGCCGCCGGTACCCTCATGGCTTTCCTAGACGAGTACCACCAAAGCCTGGTGGACGGACGCCACGGTACCCTGGTGGACGTAGGCATCGATATGATCGGCGTACTCGCCGCCACGTTTTTACTCATCTTTTCCTTCTGGCTAACCAGCCAGTACCGCAGTTCAACCAACAAAACCATCTCTTCATAG
- a CDS encoding DUF401 family protein produces the protein MLAVLIAFLIINVLLYFRQQLYTAILAGLLIIVLFNPITPGAAFSLFIESLTSPMAILLGLIVLLFTAFGNLLKEMGTLTAMVEKLSLVLRDLRVQLAVLPALMGMLMFPGGAVFSAPLVEEAGLKAELDNNRLVVINILFRHVLYIIFPLYATLILLGEISQISVTRFITANVPIFIVFLIILSVTIFRGVGQSQSPKRDLRALPALFYHLSPLVIVLLLAIAFDLYLPLAVLVGIIIALSMGKPSTATLKSRLSALVKGINWRMAASIVSVIIFKDFLEQTQAINGFVESLTAQGIPLLALALIIPYLVGFITGNHTAAIGISAPLFLSVQPELILYYLSTAFIAGLAGYLGSPIHLCTVFTAEHFKVPLTDAVKHINYYTLPLAVFTTIFYAFLI, from the coding sequence ATGTTAGCTGTACTCATCGCTTTTCTTATTATTAATGTCCTGCTTTACTTTCGCCAACAACTCTATACCGCAATCCTGGCGGGCCTGCTAATTATCGTACTCTTTAACCCCATCACACCAGGCGCTGCCTTTTCTCTTTTTATAGAATCCCTGACAAGCCCCATGGCCATCCTCCTGGGTTTAATCGTTCTGCTCTTTACCGCCTTTGGCAATCTGCTCAAAGAAATGGGTACCCTCACCGCCATGGTGGAAAAACTCTCTCTGGTACTCCGCGACCTGCGCGTCCAACTGGCCGTCCTACCGGCCCTGATGGGCATGCTGATGTTTCCCGGCGGCGCCGTGTTCTCCGCACCACTGGTGGAAGAAGCCGGCTTAAAAGCCGAGCTGGACAATAACCGCCTGGTAGTAATAAATATCCTTTTTCGCCACGTACTCTATATCATTTTTCCACTATACGCCACCCTGATCTTGCTGGGCGAAATATCCCAAATAAGCGTAACCCGTTTCATCACTGCCAACGTACCAATTTTCATAGTTTTTCTCATCATACTGTCCGTAACCATATTTCGCGGTGTCGGCCAGTCCCAAAGCCCCAAAAGAGATCTCCGTGCTCTGCCGGCCCTTTTTTATCACCTGTCACCCTTAGTAATTGTTTTGCTTTTAGCTATAGCCTTTGACCTCTATTTGCCTCTGGCGGTGCTGGTGGGTATCATCATAGCCCTCTCCATGGGTAAGCCTTCCACAGCCACACTTAAATCACGCTTGTCTGCCCTGGTTAAAGGCATCAACTGGCGCATGGCCGCCTCCATAGTATCTGTGATTATCTTCAAAGACTTCCTGGAACAAACACAGGCCATCAACGGTTTTGTTGAAAGCCTTACCGCCCAGGGAATTCCACTGTTGGCCCTGGCTCTGATAATCCCGTACCTTGTCGGCTTTATCACCGGAAACCATACCGCCGCCATCGGCATCTCAGCACCTTTGTTTCTTTCAGTACAACCTGAACTAATCCTGTATTACCTTTCCACAGCTTTTATTGCCGGTCTCGCCGGCTACCTTGGCTCACCCATCCACCTCTGTACAGTCTTCACCGCCGAACACTTCAAAGTACCCCTCACAGACGCCGTAAAACACATTAACTACTACACCCTACCACTGGCGGTCTTCACCACCATATTCTATGCCTTCTTAATCTAA
- the spoIVA gene encoding stage IV sporulation protein A codes for MKFDLIQHIVERTGGDIYLGVVGPVRTGKSTFIKKFMELVVIPNIADENDQERARDELPQSSAGKTIMTTEPKFIPDEAIEIKVRDNISMRVRLVDCVGYTVSGALGYEDEGAPRMVTTPWFDYDIPFEEAAEVGTRKVITDHSTIGVVVTTDGSISDIPRAEYVDAEQRVVDELKELGKPFVMLLNSARPYSQEALALKEELAEAYNVPVIPFNALQMMEEDVNVIFQEVLYEFPVREVNINLPSWVEVLDGDHWLRTDYNQTIRESVDGVTRLRDVDSMVECLSTKDIVENIMLKEMDLGTGKAVIEIKAPEELFEQVLSEICGIEIEDQADLLKILKESVAAKKEYDKLADAMEQVKETGYGIVPPQLDEMSLEEPEIIRQGGRFGVRLKASAPSLHVIRVDVKSEFAPIVGTEKQSEELVNYIMGEFEENPEKIWQSDIFGKSLHAVVKDGIGTKLGNMPPNAQDKLQETLEKIINEGSGGLIAIIL; via the coding sequence GTGAAGTTTGACCTGATCCAACACATTGTAGAAAGAACAGGCGGGGATATTTACCTTGGCGTTGTGGGTCCTGTTCGCACAGGAAAATCAACTTTCATAAAGAAATTTATGGAATTGGTTGTAATCCCAAATATCGCTGACGAAAACGATCAGGAACGGGCTCGTGACGAACTGCCGCAAAGCAGTGCCGGCAAGACCATCATGACCACCGAGCCAAAGTTCATTCCTGATGAAGCCATTGAAATCAAGGTTCGTGATAACATTTCCATGCGCGTTCGCCTTGTGGATTGCGTAGGGTATACTGTATCCGGCGCCTTAGGCTACGAGGACGAAGGAGCCCCGCGGATGGTGACCACCCCCTGGTTCGATTACGACATCCCCTTTGAAGAAGCGGCTGAGGTGGGGACAAGGAAAGTAATCACCGACCACTCCACCATTGGTGTGGTGGTGACAACAGACGGTTCCATCTCCGATATTCCCCGGGCTGAATATGTGGATGCCGAACAACGGGTAGTAGATGAGCTGAAGGAACTGGGCAAGCCCTTTGTCATGCTTTTAAACTCGGCACGTCCCTACTCCCAGGAAGCGCTGGCCTTAAAAGAAGAGCTGGCCGAAGCCTACAACGTGCCGGTAATTCCCTTTAACGCTCTGCAAATGATGGAGGAAGATGTAAACGTCATCTTCCAGGAAGTACTCTATGAATTCCCGGTCCGCGAAGTTAACATTAACCTGCCCAGCTGGGTGGAAGTGTTGGACGGAGACCACTGGCTGCGCACCGACTACAACCAGACCATCCGTGAAAGCGTCGACGGTGTCACCCGCCTGCGCGATGTGGATAGCATGGTTGAGTGCCTGAGCACCAAAGATATCGTGGAAAATATTATGCTCAAAGAGATGGACCTGGGGACCGGTAAAGCGGTCATCGAAATCAAGGCCCCGGAAGAACTCTTTGAACAGGTACTCTCCGAAATCTGCGGTATTGAAATCGAAGACCAGGCAGACCTGTTAAAAATCCTCAAGGAAAGCGTGGCAGCCAAAAAAGAGTACGACAAACTGGCCGATGCCATGGAGCAGGTAAAAGAAACGGGCTACGGTATCGTCCCGCCGCAGCTGGATGAGATGTCCCTGGAAGAGCCGGAAATTATCCGGCAGGGCGGCCGCTTTGGTGTACGCCTTAAGGCCAGTGCCCCGTCTCTCCATGTTATCCGCGTTGATGTGAAATCCGAATTTGCCCCCATCGTGGGCACGGAAAAGCAGAGCGAGGAACTGGTAAACTACATCATGGGCGAGTTCGAAGAGAATCCGGAAAAGATTTGGCAGTCGGATATCTTCGGCAAATCACTGCATGCAGTGGTTAAAGACGGCATCGGTACCAAACTCGGCAACATGCCGCCAAATGCCCAGGATAAACTCCAGGAAACACTGGAAAAAATCATTAATGAAGGTAGCGGCGGTCTAATCGCCATTATCCTCTAA